The Polynucleobacter sp. HIN7 genomic interval CGCCTGGATGCGTGCTGACTTCAATTCATTACACTGCTAGTCTTTTGCGACCTTTAGAGCGACGCGCATTGAGTACGGCTCTGCCGCCTTTAGTTTTCATGCGCACCCTAAACCCGTGAGTTCTTTTACGGCGCGTTACAGATGGTTGATATGTTCTTTTCATGATT includes:
- the rpmH gene encoding 50S ribosomal protein L34, with translation MKRTYQPSVTRRKRTHGFRVRMKTKGGRAVLNARRSKGRKRLAV